TGAGTGGGATGGGGGAGTTCAATACATCATTATGGCACTTCATTGGATCATATGACAGcacaaatattacatttaattgaGCAGGTACATTCAGTTACAAAATCACATGTTGTCCAGAGTGTGGAAACTCGAGCTTGTCATCCTATTTTCTCAGTTGTGATTCTCCCAATGTTCTACTAAAGAGAATAAGATATGTTATCATTGttaggttgtttttttatcattgttagattttttttaaattccctcTTTATGTAGCGGGATTATATTTTTCCATATATCCcgttattgttttttaaatgtttttgttcaaaTTCACTAGGATTCTTAATCAAAACCTTTacacatctaaaaaaataagtttcttTAATGCCAGTCCTTGTATTGCGCCTGGAAATACACTTGCACTATGCAGGATTGTCATTCacagtaaatatatttcatgtTGTTCTGAACATGGCAAATTCTTATTTACAGTACAATCCACAAAAATAGcagtatttacattttcttttatgttaCACATAACCTCAGGTTTGTTGCGTACTTCATGCAATGCCTGATGAGAAATCATTTTTACATGAAATTATACTATAAACAACATTGTTACAGTGATAAGTTTGCACTGAATAAAGCCTTAATTTTAGCCCGTCTTATTCGCTTTTCTTTGTTGATGTAAAAATCTAGACTAGTTTACATCTCAGTGTGTAAACGTGAAGACTGTTTTGCTCTGAGAAATTATAATGATCGCTAAAGCAACTACATGTTAGCTTTGTAAACGGAAAATAATTTGTCAGTGTAAGGGATTCTCACAAATatgtgttttagtttttttccaaGTTAGAATTTAAAATGAAGCTGGAAATGGtataaatgttgaaaattgACTGAATTCTAAAGGTTTTGCTAATACAGCTCATATGATTAAATAACAGTGGTGTGGAGAGAGACAGTGGAAACTGAATGGTGAGCAGATCACAGTTTTTGGAAGCAGAAATTTAGTAGTTCTtgttgttggttgttttttCACCTTTTCCACCTTTTTGCTCATATATGCTTTGGTTGTAGTGCATGTCTGAAATTTTTTTGCCCTTCGAAGAGAACTTACACACATGTcaaaaaagagttaaaaataggCAGGAATAGCACAAACTCATCTACACTAAATGTTTATTATGAACTTTAGTTTCAAAATTTGACTTaaactgtatctgtatttgtaacTACCTCGATTGTAGCGCTACCTGCGCTGTCTTTTCTTATTATCTCTTCTAAaagcacatttatttgttttctatatgTAGATTTGGCACCATCTTTCTATATTCTCTCATGCTGaattgtacagaaaaaaaaaccagccaAATGCATTAATGCCATTTGCACTAAATACAACTGTGCGGTCCTTCaaaaacacaagacaacaaataattattatatgttgtgtgtttgaaaatattatttacaattcTAATTACAATGAAATGCTGATTAAGTTGAACCGCTGCATGAGTCTTGCATTAACAAGACTGGAATGTTTGCTCTTACAATGAATCAAGTTGTCATGCTAGTTTTTACTATGTTCTATGTAACCTAATAACACTTTACCCTCAGTTAATTCATTTTTTGCTTATTATAGACCTGACCTCTACAGCACATATCTCTCAGACTGATATTCATATAAAAGACACCAAGTCCAAGACAATATGTAAAAAGTCCAAACCAGTGAAAGAAACATTCTCAATCATTCCTAGTAAAATAACTCCACAAAATGTCTGGAAAAAAGTGTAATTCAccaaaaaatatttgattagatttgtgtaatttcatatactgtaatacCACTTTAATGTCCGTCAGCTCTGTGCTTCAGAATAAATTCTTATACAGGCACAATTTCTAGTCTCATAAAATAGATTACATCTCAgtcactgtaactgtaactcAGTCACAGATGCAGCTTAAGTCTTTGCATTTCAGtcagttacaaataaaatacaaaccaaattcaaataaaaaaaaaaaacaattctaccATACATCCTAATTTAAATTCACAACAATCTGCTTATGTTTgcgaattaattattttaaacttttcagATGTGTTGAATTAATTCTCAGGCCATttataaatactaaaaataatacatgaatgatgaatgatgaatggcTATGATGAATTTCAGGAAATGTTAGTTGTTAGAACATACtttgttctttcattttgcTTCTCAACCTTAAATATGTACACAGGTGAGCAAAACAAATGGTATGAACAAACATCCCtaaaataaaataggtgacaaaaAATAATCCATACTTCATGCAAACCTAATGCGTTCAAAATTTAAAGTCAATCCGACATTTCGTTTTTATTTAGGTCACACCAGAATATAGTTAAGTCCTGATTTTATTTCAGGTAATGTCATGGGGTTGTTACTTAGATCATTGGTCTTTGACAAATTAAGTCAGTTCAAAGATCGATTATGTCACTGGAGACACTCGCTGAGTCATCATGGCGACTGACTCTCAGGTAGCTCCTCTCCCTTCCATTGTCTGACTCCACCTTATCTAAATCAGGGGTGAGAAAAGGTCTGGTATCGTCTGTGCTGGGACTCAAAACTCGACCCATACTAGGAGAGGGGTGCAGGGAGATGGGGCAAGAAATGGAGGAAGGCACAGGAGCTTGAGAGGTCCAGCGTGGCCCTTGATGGGTTGGTGTAGGAGGAGCTGTTACCTGCCTGCTTGGGACAGCACTGGGGATGGAGCGGTTTAAGCCAGCAGAAGACTCACTTAGCAGAGTATGCTCATCACTGCTATCCGAGAGCATAAGTTGAGGATCGCTGTTCCTGCGCAGCCAAGGCTCAGGAGATGGAGGTGGTGATGGAGGTCCCAGAGAATGGAACAGGCTGCCCCCCCTGAGCAGATGCTCCCGGTGCAGTGCCTCATCAATGCTGCGAGTCAGGTCAATTGGAGATGGAGGACGCAAGTCAAAGTCATAAAGTGAGATGGCCGATTCTTTTTCCGGGTCCAGACTGCTGCTCAGTGAGCACTGGCGTGGTTGACTGAGGGCTTGCAACCTTAACAATGACCCAGATGAGCCCTCAATGCTTCTCTGGTTGCGTCCATGGTTACTTTCTTTGGGTGGGTCACGGTTTCTTATAAGGCTCTTGCTGATGTCAACACCTGAGCGTTCCTGCCCTGCCCAGTTATTAGGCAGCTCCCCTGCTACTCCACCACTACTGGCCCCTCCCACCCCATTGCTGTCAGATTTCCTACATGGTCTCCCCCTGAGGCTTTGCACAATCTTTGCCCAgcaagtgtgtgtttctgatgaATTGGAGGATGGGCAGGGCGAGGTGAGGTCACCTGCTGCACTGACTCCCTGTCCTGGAGCTCTCATCGTCTGGCCCCCTTGAGGTCTCCAGAAAACCCAGGAGCTCAGGAGTAAAAGACAGAAAGCCCATGTAAGTTCAAGCAGTCGTGCCCAGAACTGAACCAGCCACCAAGCCCAACGGAAGTGGCGCCAGTCCCCTAGCAGTCCATACAGCCAAAAGCATGTGTAAGCATGCATCAGACAGCACAGTGCCCCTAGAAGAGCACACCCTGCTAGCACACGTACCAGCACCCTCATTTTCGACCTGCCGAGCCCTTTATCTCTGGTATGGCTGACCTGGACATTTGAGAGCCGTGGCAGAATCAAgaatatgtaacccaggcacaGTACCAACCCAGCAGAAAGGGTAAGGGTCTGCAGGACAATTGGTACAGCAGGTGATAATGCAGGAGATAGTAGGTCAGCAGCTAACAGTAGAGTACATTGGAGAATGGCCATCACAGCCAGAAGAGGCAGATGCTGAAGAGGTGGGGGCATCAAAACGACCTCAGCCCCTTTTAGCACCAACACCACCATTGCAGATTGCGCCCATATTAAGAGAGGCAATGGTAATGTGTACAAGGCTGTGACAACTGAAAACGGCAAAAGCAGACGAGAACCATAGGGATCAACCAGAAAGTAAATGGCTCGAATTATACCTGTAAGAAGCAGGAGGCCATTAGCGAGTGCTAGTGCCCCACGGTGAGggcagtgcatgctgggagcCAGGGCTAAACCCAAAGCAGACCCAGCAGTGAGAAGCAGGAAGAGGGCAGCAGAGCCAAAAACATGCAGCTCCCAGGCAAATGACAGCGTGCGGCTCAGGTCAGCCCACACCAGCAAGGTCCGGTTTGAGGTGTTAATTTCACTGAATATGTTTGGGGGTTCAGGAGAAGAGCAGAGGCCCAAACCAGTGGCACAGGAATTTCCAGGAGGGGTGGGTCCAGGATTATCTGATGGTATATTCTCCAGAAATAGAGAATGTTCTTTATCTACATGTCTCGCATCATTGTCCACTGGTAACAAACGTCCACGTCCCATGGGAAGAGACAGAGTTGTGCTTTGAGAAGTGGTTGCATCTGTGAAAATAGAAGCAAAGAAATTCAGAAAGTAAGAAAATTTTTAAtgtaatgcttttatttttctgcatATACACATAAAGACGTTTCTGTTTGATGGGGAATATATATTCACatacaaatgtactgtaactgcACCAAAATccatttatctctttttttcctaTATAATAATCAGCTGTTTTATAGCAATATGCCCTGCAACCAACCAATtgctaaataaaaatgctttgaaATCAACAGGCAGGGTTCCTGGTAATGTATACTGACACTCGATCAGTGGAAGTATATGAGGGCGGAAGAAATCATTAATTTGATGaaagtttttaattattaattgcgTTGTAGTTATGACATAAGAgaaaggagttttttttttaatctgggaAAGTAGCTCTAGCCACTAGAGGGAGGTACATAGCCGTATAATCTTAAATATTCGCCACAAAACCTGTTTTGACAGAAAAACTacactaattcattcattcattcattttcctgggcaaaataatgttaaataaaaacaatgcatGCCAAATAAATTATAGTGAAGTGCTCAAAACAGATAACACTGATATCAGAgtttgactgactgactaattTAAGGTGCAGTATTGAAATGTAAAAcccaattatttaattaaaaaaaagaaaaagaaagaaacatttttataacaagTACGTTTGTACCTGTTTATATTTCTGGAAATTAGGGGAGGAATTCACATTCTGGGAATTAGCTATGGCTAGTAAAATAGCTTTAGAGATTTAGCAAAGTTTACATACAAGATGTAGAACAAGTCTACAGGGTCTGTTGAAGAGGGTAAATTAAATCTGACTTGATTATTGACTAATTTGACAAAATGACTTTCATTTCAAACCCATTTCAGAGTTGAATGTTGTTTAATGCAAGAGGCAAAGTTAAATAATGTAGCTGTAGGCTAAATAGTAAGTCGCTTGACTTACTATTTAGCCTACAGCTACATTATTTAACTTTGCTGAAAAGCTAGCATAGCCAAGCAATACTTGATGATTAGCACCACTTTTTTTCAAAAtgggtttgaaatgaaatagtCATTTTGTCAAATGTAAACTTTGCTAACTCTCTAAAGCTATTTTACTAgccattttgtttgttattatgttaaaacatAACATGCTTTCTATCACCTTGATTACTAGAGTAaggaaaataatttcatttttgtgctgacatgatttattctattttagctaatactgattattattattattattattattattattattattattattattattaacattttgtcaTGGAATATGTTTTTCATGGAATACATTTTCTCATAACCTTTAGAAAATTTGAAGGATTGCATGGAGTTTTGATCTCCAAACTTTCGCTGTCTCAATCTTTGTTATATACATAATACAGGATTGTGTTATATcaacataatattttaaaagatattttaattaatttccttAGTTATTTGGGACATTGCTTCTCACTTTACCTAGGAggtgcacactcatacacacaagaaGAGAAAGTAATATATGATGGATGACAAAGAAGAGCTTtggtgaagatgaatgaaaacagTCTATTCCCACAGAACAATAATGTGCTTTGTGTAAACTCACACAACAGCAAACTCAAACCCTCAGTCATATCTAGAAGTAATGTTTGGACATACTTCCACACCAATccttcaaataaacaaacagtacagacacaaacagacagccAGTAACATGTCTTTCCTGTAAATGACACCAGCACCTAAACAGCAAGACGCCCAGATGTGCCGATCAAGTTTCACAGCTGGAGGCATTCACACAAACCACTCGCttacacactctgtctctcactctactTCAATCACTTTAACCATCGTGGTCTCCCGAATCATTCACAATTTTCCATTCTGTGGAGGTGTTTTGAAAGATTATAATAATTCACAGAGCAAGCAACAGGGTCTGACACACTTGAAGTAAACCATCTTTCTGGCATTCATATGTTTATTGGACCACTTTTTTACACTTGTCTTCTCCCTTCCTAGCACCCAGTTTATCCATCTGGTTCACATCACTCTCTGAACTCCCTCGGCTCCATCCCCCTTTCTCCTCTGTATTTCCATTTACAAACCATCCACTTTTTGTAATAGTATCTATCAGTAAACCTTGAGGAGCTTTTGTCCTTGCTCGCTTTATCCTTTACTGCTCTTTTCTCTTCTAGCTGTTTTTGACTCCTCCATCCTTTGCTTTCTTCTCCTCCTGTGCAGATTTTCCCCTTGGGTCTGTCCTGTCTCTTTTCTGCAAACACCTCTcttcatctccctctctctcttttcctctgtctGCTCTCTCATACCTTTGAGCTTTATCCAAAGTTTTCCCGTAAGACACCAGCTGCATTCATAATTCCACTTCGTGCCAATGACTTGTTCGTCATCAATGCAGCCATTGTTTTTCTAACACAACCATGAAACTACAAATTCCATGAGTGCCAAATTGGTTTTGACATTTACCTGCTGTGATTTTCTGCTTTGTTGTGCTTTCTGATGGTTTGATCTCTGCTGTTTTCTGGCTGCTTGTGGTAGAAACTGCTCCTTGAGATGCAGTTCCTTCTGACTTCTGATTGGTTGTCATCTTTGTGCTTGCTAGCTGTGTAATGCTTTTTGTTTGTGGGGTAGTCAAGTTGGCTGTGGATTCACTTTGTGGTTGTGTCCTCATGTTTGTGTAAATTAAGGTAGTGGTTCCATTATGCGATAGTGAATTTGGTGGACTTTCTTTTGATTGATGTCCTTTTGCAGTGGTACCGACTTGCATATCTGATAAACAAGGAAACACAAGGAGGAATAAGAAATACTAATAACACATCATACAGGAATGTAAATATGTGCAGCATTCACTCACCTCTTAGATCATCCCTACTTGTGTTCATCCTATCAGCAACCACTGGGGAATGAACTGATGTCGATGGTTTCTTGTTGGCCAGTGTAGCAGTTGAGACTTTGGCCTGATGCTCTAAGCCAACCGAAGGCTTTATATAAGTGGCGGACACAGTTGTCAAAGAGGTATGAGACGTCTGCACTTGGCCAGAGTCAGTTGATGACTTTACTAAGCTAATTACAGTGGGGAATAATACTGCTGATATTGACAAGTCTTCTTTATTGGTGTCAGTAACTGCTTTTTTGGCAATAGTCTCTGCCTCTGTTATTGTAGTTCTGTCAGAATCTTGTTTCATAGGTACAAATGTAGTTGTTTCCTTTGCAGAAGAGACTCCAGTCTTTTGAATGGTCACTGTGGTAACAGGCCTGACTGTGAAATTTTGAGTTTGGCTTAGAACACCATCGGTTCTGTTGTTTGGTAACAAGGAATGTGCTGTAAGATCAACTTTCATatgcatttctgaaggttttgtTGATGTCTCCTCCACTGTATAATTAATAGCTCCTGGCTGCCCATTTGATATAGCGTCTCCATCCTTATAGACTCCAACAAAagcatttctttctgtcttagCTCTTGGACCCATTATTTGGTCAGGTACATCAGTCCAGCCTATGGGATGAGAAGGCCTTAGGCTCTCCTGTGTCTGATCGGTTTGTCTTATGGTGTTGCCATCATATGAGGAAGAGTTTACATACACTTGGCTTGCAGTTGGTTGGATAAGAGCAAGAAGCAAGGGGATCATTAGCAGAAGCTCCATGGAAGCGCTTGACTTTCCCAAAGCACACCTGATCAACAAATGGCTGCCGTTTTTCATGTCTGCGTCTGTGaaagaacaaatgaataataggttataataaaatcagaaacaaaCAAGTGACTGGATTTATATGAATCTGTGGCTCTTGGAATGGAATGAATGAGGCATGACTAAATTCTTCATGTAGGAAACAATCTATATTATCTTTCAAATGTACTTCGGATGTACTTTCAAATGaagcatgtggtagcctagtggttaaggtgttgggctaaaaatcagaaggttgtgctttcaatcccaggtccactaagctgccactgttgggcccctgagcacggcccttaatgctcagttgtataaaaatgaaattatttaagtcgctctggataagggcgtctgctaaatgcgaattgtaagtgtaaatgtactTCATGGAAAGTGCTCACTATAGGGTTGTAATGCAGTGGCagtatttatgtctgtatgtattaGTGGGtgtgacatttttttatttttatgaagcGTACCACTAGGCCCTGGAAACATCGGGATACACTAGAAAAATATGGGGGTTTAAATGCCAGCACTTTTGCATGGTCTGAAAATTCTTGCTTTGAGCTCATAACTCATCTCAATTATTGGATTGGGATAGGTTTTTGTTATCCTGTTtgcacaattattttttttttttttgttgaactgATTCTGTTTCCCAAGATATTAATAAGGCTATTTGTCACATTTAAACCGACACATTGCAAAACAGGAAGttattatgaatgaatgaacagctGTGTAAGTTCAGTTAACTATGTTTGTCCTGGGAGTGTCAGATTTGTATCTCCAAACAATATATTCACATTCAGTTACATCCCTAGTGCACAGTCCCAAAAAGTGCAGAATCATACCACAGTTTTTTCTGTACTGCAGATACTTTTATAAGTGAGAAGTCATCCTGCAGAAAGAAATACTAAACATTATCATATGCAACAAAATAACTGTTGAGTTGATGCAAGTGGCTTTGGACATGGAAATCAGTAAtctgtgatagactggcattGATCATGCCTTGCATCCCTGGTAACCAACTGAGTCTGCCTGCAGAATGAAATCCACTGATCACCACTTAATTTCATTACTGAGCTCAAGTTTGAACACAAAAGGCAGCTTTATTAGTCACGTCATTGGACCTCGTATCTAAAACGTGCAGCACATCTACAATACAAATTGCCAAACTTTCCACATTAccatcacacagatacacaatgCAGCCATATTTGgaaatattaaatgattaaaagcaGCAACAAGCTATGAGCTTACTTTTTACCCtcgaattaaaattaaaaagacaGGCAAAAACTTTGGTGAGAACTGAAATTTCAGTATGACTCATTATAGCACATTGGCCTATTCACTGGGCCCTAAAAGAAACATAGCATCTGTTTTTTTACTCAGGGTCCTGTGTAAGATATGTTCCAAAAACCGTAAAACACCTGTCAACAACTCAGTCCAAACTCTTCCCCAGCATGCATCATTGTGACTCACTCCCACCCCCAAGTGCTGAATCACTATGAAGAAATTCAGTGAAGCATTTGGTTCCTGAACAAAAGTCTCTAGAGTGTCATATGAGAGCTACAGTCATagtgaaagaaaggaaagaggagCTTGAATTAATTTAAGCACTTAATGTAAGCCATTCAATAACATTAAGCATATCAAGAAAGccagagagaaaaataagagCTATAGAAAGAGCAAATGTTTCAATCACTATGATTTCATCCTGAGTAAACACAACAGTAGCGAAGGTTTGAAAAAGCATGGTATAATTTGTAAAAACACAGTATAACCAACAGCAGTAAAGGCAAGTACAGAACACACAAGAGAGGTGGGAGGTGTTTGTTTCAcccttttttgctttttccatCTCGTGTCCTTTCATACTTTCTTGATGTGTGTAAGTCCTCCTGTTCTTCTTATGGTTACTCTGACACACTTTGACTTTAACGCAATGACTGACTGTAAAGATACAGAGATAAGGAGAACTAAAAAACATGGTAATAAAGCAGGAAAGGCAGACATAGGACAaggaagagaatgagagaagagagaataaGTGAAGATAAGAATTGTGCCTATGCAAATTACAGAATGTCAATATCACACTGTTATTATATTAAGCtcggaggtgtgtgtgtgccgtagcatgtgggtgtgcgtgtgtttacTCTGGTGAAAATGGAAAATCAGACAGACTTTGTACACCAaccaggtgttttttttgtgtgtgttcctatgaatgaatgtgtatgtgtttactcTATGCACATCAGccacgtgtgtgttgtgtattagttgtgtgtatacagtgattGAAGCACTAATGTGTGTACAGACTTCCTCACTGCATCCAGTACACTGGAAACGGTCTTACCCGAtgtcccttctctctctttctttctctctctctctctctctctctctctctctcacactctctctccctcacatgtcacacacagacgGTAAGGATGATATAATGCCCCAGAATTGTGATACACAGAATTTCTAAAGATATAAAACAGTTGAAATGCAAATTACTATTTCCTTCTGATGTCCCCTAAGGCAGAATGTCACTGCAGATTCTTGAACAAGAATTTCTTTGACTATCCACTCTATCTCATTGTGTTACAGCATCacaaccagaacacacacacactattcggGTCACATGCCACAGTAATcaatgtgtttaatgtaaaatctaaaacacaataaataccaTATTACCAACTacatttacatctctctctctccctctctctctctctttcacacacatacacacatacacacacacagacacacacacaataaatatgaTCATCGAATTCCTGCCTCATGGCCACATGGGtcatttcaaatgtttaaaagAGATGCTTGTTTCTCCACTCTTCACTCTCCACAGGAGCGCtccctcttactctctctctctaaatctcatgcacacacacacacacacacacacacacacacagactgactcATTCCATGCCGTTTGACGTTTCCGTTAATTTCACTGAATGTTTCCAGGCAAAGACAGAAGTCTGTTTGTAGACAGTGGTATCAGAGCGCTGTGCTGaacgtgtgcatgtgtctgtgtgtgtatgtgtatgtgtgtgtgcgtgtgtgtgggagtggggGTTTATCTTCTCAAAGGATAGGGCTGAGCTAACCAGTCAGTATATTGCTGAATTCCCCCTTTTTGAGATAAATGTGCACGACTTATTTATGTAGGATCTGTGGGGGaggcagactgtgtgtgtgtgtgtgtgtgtgtgtgtgtaggtatgggTGGGTGTCGGGGTGGGTGGGGTTGTTACTGGCTGTTCTAACCAAAAAGATTCCCATCCATGCCTAAGGAATGTAGGTAGTCTTTATCATCAGGGCAAAACATGCTCTCTTTCCATCTGTAGGCAAAGCAGACCCACTTAATGGGCACAAATGATCATGCACAACATATGAACTCAAATCAACACAGCATGTTCACCTGATACTAGCATTTTCCCTTTCTTGCTTTATcacaaaagcataaaatatAAGGGTTATACGACTTCAAATCTCTGCAATCTATCTGTTTaactttctgttttgttttcatgtcTCAGCTGGCACCCACTAGGATTTTATCATGTTCGTCTTGCCAAACTCACAGCCCTAGATTCTCAGattattttgttctttgtctctctctttttctctcactctctctcgctctctttttcaaATAACTTATTCCTTCAATGTTGTGTTGTCTGCAAAATTATTCCAttatcattacacacacaaacacgaaacAGGCCAAGCCTAGATCATCTCATTCATAGGGCTTGTGACCTGCATTGATCTCAAAGAGGGATATACCGATATGGTATCACTATCCAACAGATGATCCAGGATTCAAACTCTAAATCGGTATCGTATCAGGTTTTATTTATATGCCCAATCCACTGATACATGCTGTAAAAGCATCATGTCTCTACACATATCTCAGAAGAGGAAGCTTGCAAAAATTGCTCTGTTTAGAATTAATTACAAATCGTAAAGAATGTCAATGCCAAAAAAAAGACCATAATTTTATTACAAACTGTACCTaccttaaaaatgtatttgtcagTTGGTATGAATGGGATTGTCCAAT
The genomic region above belongs to Tachysurus vachellii isolate PV-2020 chromosome 11, HZAU_Pvac_v1, whole genome shotgun sequence and contains:
- the LOC132854223 gene encoding proline-rich transmembrane protein 3 isoform X3, whose product is MKNGSHLLIRCALGKSSASMELLLMIPLLLALIQPTASQVYVNSSSYDGNTIRQTDQTQESLRPSHPIGWTDVPDQIMGPRAKTERNAFVGVYKDGDAISNGQPGAINYTVEETSTKPSEMHMKVDLTAHSLLPNNRTDGVLSQTQNFTVRPVTTVTIQKTGVSSAKETTTFVPMKQDSDRTTITEAETIAKKAVTDTNKEDLSISAVLFPTVISLVKSSTDSGQVQTSHTSLTTVSATYIKPSVGLEHQAKVSTATLANKKPSTSVHSPVVADRMNTSRDDLRDMQVGTTAKGHQSKESPPNSLSHNGTTTLIYTNMRTQPQSESTANLTTPQTKSITQLASTKMTTNQKSEGTASQGAVSTTSSQKTAEIKPSESTTKQKITADATTSQSTTLSLPMGRGRLLPVDNDARHVDKEHSLFLENIPSDNPGPTPPGNSCATGLGLCSSPEPPNIFSEINTSNRTLLVWADLSRTLSFAWELHVFGSAALFLLLTAGSALGLALAPSMHCPHRGALALANGLLLLTGIIRAIYFLVDPYGSRLLLPFSVVTALYTLPLPLLIWAQSAMVVLVLKGAEVVLMPPPLQHLPLLAVMAILQCTLLLAADLLSPALSPAVPIVLQTLTLSAGLVLCLGYIFLILPRLSNVQVSHTRDKGLGRSKMRVLVRVLAGCALLGALCCLMHAYTCFWLYGLLGDWRHFRWAWWLVQFWARLLELTWAFCLLLLSSWVFWRPQGGQTMRAPGQGVSAAGDLTSPCPSSNSSETHTCWAKIVQSLRGRPCRKSDSNGVGGASSGGVAGELPNNWAGQERSGVDISKSLIRNRDPPKESNHGRNQRSIEGSSGSLLRLQALSQPRQCSLSSSLDPEKESAISLYDFDLRPPSPIDLTRSIDEALHREHLLRGGSLFHSLGPPSPPPSPEPWLRRNSDPQLMLSDSSDEHTLLSESSAGLNRSIPSAVPSRQVTAPPTPTHQGPRWTSQAPVPSSISCPISLHPSPSMGRVLSPSTDDTRPFLTPDLDKVESDNGRERSYLRVSRHDDSASVSSDIIDL
- the LOC132854223 gene encoding proline-rich transmembrane protein 3 isoform X2 produces the protein MLMTVYRDADMKNGSHLLIRCALGKSSASMELLLMIPLLLALIQPTASQVYVNSSSYDGNTIRQTDQTQESLRPSHPIGWTDVPDQIMGPRAKTERNAFVGVYKDGDAISNGQPGAINYTVEETSTKPSEMHMKVDLTAHSLLPNNRTDGVLSQTQNFTVRPVTTVTIQKTGVSSAKETTTFVPMKQDSDRTTITEAETIAKKAVTDTNKEDLSISAVLFPTVISLVKSSTDSGQVQTSHTSLTTVSATYIKPSVGLEHQAKVSTATLANKKPSTSVHSPVVADRMNTSRDDLRDMQVGTTAKGHQSKESPPNSLSHNGTTTLIYTNMRTQPQSESTANLTTPQTKSITQLASTKMTTNQKSEGTASQGAVSTTSSQKTAEIKPSESTTKQKITADATTSQSTTLSLPMGRGRLLPVDNDARHVDKEHSLFLENIPSDNPGPTPPGNSCATGLGLCSSPEPPNIFSEINTSNRTLLVWADLSRTLSFAWELHVFGSAALFLLLTAGSALGLALAPSMHCPHRGALALANGLLLLTGIIRAIYFLVDPYGSRLLLPFSVVTALYTLPLPLLIWAQSAMVVLVLKGAEVVLMPPPLQHLPLLAVMAILQCTLLLAADLLSPALSPAVPIVLQTLTLSAGLVLCLGYIFLILPRLSNVQVSHTRDKGLGRSKMRVLVRVLAGCALLGALCCLMHAYTCFWLYGLLGDWRHFRWAWWLVQFWARLLELTWAFCLLLLSSWVFWRPQGGQTMRAPGQGVSAAGDLTSPCPSSNSSETHTCWAKIVQSLRGRPCRKSDSNGVGGASSGGVAGELPNNWAGQERSGVDISKSLIRNRDPPKESNHGRNQRSIEGSSGSLLRLQALSQPRQCSLSSSLDPEKESAISLYDFDLRPPSPIDLTRSIDEALHREHLLRGGSLFHSLGPPSPPPSPEPWLRRNSDPQLMLSDSSDEHTLLSESSAGLNRSIPSAVPSRQVTAPPTPTHQGPRWTSQAPVPSSISCPISLHPSPSMGRVLSPSTDDTRPFLTPDLDKVESDNGRERSYLRVSRHDDSASVSSDIIDL
- the LOC132854223 gene encoding proline-rich transmembrane protein 3 isoform X1 yields the protein MKGHEMEKAKKDADMKNGSHLLIRCALGKSSASMELLLMIPLLLALIQPTASQVYVNSSSYDGNTIRQTDQTQESLRPSHPIGWTDVPDQIMGPRAKTERNAFVGVYKDGDAISNGQPGAINYTVEETSTKPSEMHMKVDLTAHSLLPNNRTDGVLSQTQNFTVRPVTTVTIQKTGVSSAKETTTFVPMKQDSDRTTITEAETIAKKAVTDTNKEDLSISAVLFPTVISLVKSSTDSGQVQTSHTSLTTVSATYIKPSVGLEHQAKVSTATLANKKPSTSVHSPVVADRMNTSRDDLRDMQVGTTAKGHQSKESPPNSLSHNGTTTLIYTNMRTQPQSESTANLTTPQTKSITQLASTKMTTNQKSEGTASQGAVSTTSSQKTAEIKPSESTTKQKITADATTSQSTTLSLPMGRGRLLPVDNDARHVDKEHSLFLENIPSDNPGPTPPGNSCATGLGLCSSPEPPNIFSEINTSNRTLLVWADLSRTLSFAWELHVFGSAALFLLLTAGSALGLALAPSMHCPHRGALALANGLLLLTGIIRAIYFLVDPYGSRLLLPFSVVTALYTLPLPLLIWAQSAMVVLVLKGAEVVLMPPPLQHLPLLAVMAILQCTLLLAADLLSPALSPAVPIVLQTLTLSAGLVLCLGYIFLILPRLSNVQVSHTRDKGLGRSKMRVLVRVLAGCALLGALCCLMHAYTCFWLYGLLGDWRHFRWAWWLVQFWARLLELTWAFCLLLLSSWVFWRPQGGQTMRAPGQGVSAAGDLTSPCPSSNSSETHTCWAKIVQSLRGRPCRKSDSNGVGGASSGGVAGELPNNWAGQERSGVDISKSLIRNRDPPKESNHGRNQRSIEGSSGSLLRLQALSQPRQCSLSSSLDPEKESAISLYDFDLRPPSPIDLTRSIDEALHREHLLRGGSLFHSLGPPSPPPSPEPWLRRNSDPQLMLSDSSDEHTLLSESSAGLNRSIPSAVPSRQVTAPPTPTHQGPRWTSQAPVPSSISCPISLHPSPSMGRVLSPSTDDTRPFLTPDLDKVESDNGRERSYLRVSRHDDSASVSSDIIDL